The Streptomyces kanamyceticus genome window below encodes:
- a CDS encoding ABC transporter permease, which yields MNLFKRAWWRLTGHLGKTLMLVGLFFVICTLVLSGFLIEAAAARAADAAKQRVGAVATMQLDVNGLINSGKMEKPDGPQGGSIGKAGDLHASLVDKICESTAVAKCNYSTDGGAFPTKSTKLHQPVPPPQGQDSLGTDLFSASGILDLGEVKEFRNGDSELVAGHGITPDSKSDEIVVEERVAKDNHLEVGDRMKLMVGVLPGAGQERDKREYSFKVVGIYKNSTPDSGQYVPAMMDPANRLYVTPGGGSKLEGKGDKDTVLKNATFTLKDPEDLDRLKKDAEAAGADLRIFPITVNDKQYKTLVGPISKTADFASVTVWLVALAGTVILALIVASSLRERRKELGILLSLGERKPRLLGQHLVEVVACAVVAIGLAGACSQVLSQSIGDKLLAGEVSSAEEDAANKSQEPDYANSMGNGAAGDKEPEARPISSMDIRIGPADIGKVGATGLGIAALATLVPGSRVLRLNPRDILTKGD from the coding sequence ATGAACCTCTTCAAACGGGCCTGGTGGCGGCTGACGGGCCACCTCGGGAAGACGCTGATGCTCGTCGGCCTCTTCTTCGTGATCTGCACCCTGGTGCTCTCCGGCTTCCTCATCGAGGCCGCCGCCGCACGTGCCGCGGACGCCGCCAAGCAGCGGGTGGGCGCGGTGGCCACGATGCAGCTGGACGTGAACGGCCTGATCAACTCGGGGAAAATGGAGAAGCCGGACGGGCCGCAGGGCGGCAGCATCGGCAAGGCGGGTGATCTGCACGCGAGCCTCGTCGACAAGATCTGCGAGTCGACCGCGGTGGCGAAGTGCAATTACTCGACGGACGGCGGCGCCTTTCCCACGAAATCCACCAAGCTGCACCAGCCCGTTCCCCCTCCGCAGGGCCAGGACTCACTCGGCACGGACCTGTTCAGCGCCTCCGGAATCCTCGATCTCGGCGAGGTCAAGGAATTCCGCAACGGCGACTCGGAGCTGGTCGCGGGACACGGCATCACTCCCGACAGCAAGAGCGACGAGATCGTCGTCGAGGAGCGCGTCGCCAAGGACAACCACCTCGAGGTCGGCGACCGCATGAAGCTCATGGTCGGTGTGCTGCCGGGCGCCGGTCAGGAGCGCGACAAGCGGGAGTACTCCTTCAAGGTCGTCGGCATCTACAAGAACAGCACGCCCGACAGCGGCCAGTACGTCCCCGCGATGATGGACCCGGCCAACCGCCTGTACGTCACCCCCGGCGGCGGCTCGAAGCTGGAGGGCAAGGGCGACAAGGACACCGTCCTCAAGAACGCCACCTTCACCCTCAAGGACCCCGAGGACCTCGACCGGCTCAAGAAGGACGCCGAGGCGGCGGGCGCCGATCTGCGGATCTTCCCGATCACCGTGAACGACAAGCAGTACAAGACGCTCGTCGGCCCCATCAGCAAGACCGCGGACTTCGCATCCGTCACCGTCTGGCTCGTCGCCCTCGCGGGCACCGTGATCCTCGCGCTGATCGTCGCCTCTTCGCTGCGCGAGCGCCGCAAGGAACTCGGCATCCTCCTCTCCCTGGGAGAGAGGAAGCCGCGGCTGCTCGGCCAGCACCTCGTCGAGGTCGTCGCCTGCGCGGTCGTCGCCATCGGCCTCGCGGGTGCCTGCAGCCAGGTCCTTTCGCAGAGCATCGGCGACAAGCTGCTGGCCGGTGAGGTGTCCTCGGCCGAGGAGGACGCCGCGAACAAGTCCCAGGAGCCGGACTACGCCAACTCCATGGGGAACGGCGCCGCCGGGGACAAGGAGCCCGAGGCCCGGCCGATCAGCTCCATGGACATCCGCATCGGCCCCGCCGACATCGGCAAGGTCGGCGCCACGGGGCTGGGCATCGCGGCCCTGGCCACCCTGGTCCCCGGCTCCCGCGTCCTGCGCCTGAACCCGCGCGACATCCTCACGAAGGGCGACTGA
- a CDS encoding ABC transporter ATP-binding protein, translating into MTTHATHSNHSAHSDHSAHSSDAMLELTDVTRTYQSGSRRRTVLKGVNYRFEAGRMYAVVGPSGSGKTTLLSLASGLDAPSSGTVSFQGRDVAHLGLGRYRNQHVATVFQSLNLLTYMTAVQNITSAMEITGVKAGRRKQRAVELLTLLGVEPTEHHRRTLQLSGGQQQRVAIARALACEVDILFADEPTGSLDHETADGIIEVFRRLAHDDGKCVIVVTHSKEVAAASDEVLHLKRGKLTA; encoded by the coding sequence GTGACCACCCACGCCACGCACTCCAACCACTCTGCTCATTCCGACCACTCCGCCCACTCCAGCGACGCCATGCTCGAACTCACCGACGTGACCCGCACCTACCAGAGCGGCAGCCGCCGCCGCACCGTACTCAAGGGCGTCAACTACCGCTTCGAGGCCGGGCGGATGTACGCCGTCGTCGGCCCCTCCGGATCCGGCAAGACCACGCTCCTCTCCCTGGCCAGCGGCCTTGACGCGCCGAGCTCCGGCACGGTGAGCTTCCAGGGCAGGGACGTCGCGCACCTGGGCCTCGGCCGGTACCGCAACCAGCACGTGGCGACCGTCTTCCAGTCCCTGAACCTGCTGACGTACATGACCGCGGTGCAGAACATCACCTCCGCCATGGAGATCACCGGCGTCAAGGCGGGCCGCCGCAAGCAGCGCGCCGTCGAACTGCTCACGCTGCTCGGCGTCGAGCCCACCGAACACCACCGCCGCACCCTGCAGCTCTCCGGCGGCCAGCAACAACGCGTGGCCATCGCCCGCGCCCTCGCCTGCGAGGTGGACATCCTCTTCGCGGACGAGCCCACCGGCAGCCTCGACCACGAGACGGCCGACGGAATCATCGAGGTGTTCCGCCGACTCGCGCACGACGACGGCAAGTGCGTGATCGTCGTGACCCACTCCAAGGAGGTCGCGGCGGCGTCGGACGAGGTGTTGCACCTCAAGCGCGGGAAGCTGACGGCCTAG
- a CDS encoding MarR family winged helix-turn-helix transcriptional regulator has translation MTTGKSTTTSTQTRDSVDRHITRWEREVPGLVPELEGAVTRMQMLVRHLHGQKEAALARHGLKLWEYEILWRLRSAGEPYRMTPTRLARGLGIHPATLTNRLDRLQSSGLITREHPPEDRRSLLVGLTPEGAEAWSAVIDDQRAAEATLLAPLGERELAHLSALLRTVALAVEDGGPPLMPDAT, from the coding sequence GTGACAACAGGCAAGTCGACGACGACATCGACACAGACACGGGACTCGGTCGATCGGCACATCACCCGCTGGGAGCGGGAAGTGCCCGGTCTCGTACCGGAGTTGGAGGGCGCGGTCACCCGCATGCAGATGCTGGTCCGGCACCTGCACGGGCAGAAGGAGGCCGCCCTGGCGCGGCACGGGCTGAAGCTGTGGGAGTACGAGATCCTGTGGCGCCTGCGATCGGCGGGCGAGCCCTATCGCATGACACCCACGCGTCTCGCACGGGGACTCGGCATCCATCCGGCGACCCTCACCAACCGCCTCGACCGGCTCCAGTCGTCGGGCCTGATCACGCGCGAGCATCCACCGGAGGACCGCCGCAGTCTCCTCGTCGGCCTGACCCCCGAGGGAGCCGAGGCGTGGTCGGCGGTGATCGACGACCAGCGGGCGGCCGAGGCCACACTGCTCGCGCCCCTGGGCGAGCGCGAGTTGGCACACCTGTCCGCCCTCCTGCGGACCGTGGCGCTCGCCGTCGAGGACGGCGGCCCGCCGCTCATGCCCGACGCCACTTGA
- a CDS encoding glycoside hydrolase family 5 protein, with translation MAHPTPGRRHPRLHRRWITIAAALAVGSLLTVAPQFSADASAEQGTAQDTGTVRAPAGSPVALNGQLKLCGTDLCSAQGKAVQLRGMSSHGTQWYEQCLTDGSLDALAKDWGADVLRVSTYVQEDGYETDPAKFTEIAQRVIDQAIERGMYAIIDWHMLDPGDPNANTALAKKFFTDMAKKYADQPNVFYEIANEPSGVEWSEIKSYAEEIIPVIRRYDPDGIALVGTRAWSSLGVSEGADEREVIDNPVDAENVMYTFHFYAADHDDEYLRTLSRAADEIPMFVTEFGTQEASGDGGNDFAMSQKYIDLMKQKNISWTNWNYSDDSRSGAVFKPGTCDGDEWAGTGVLKPAGAWVRERVRG, from the coding sequence ATGGCACATCCCACTCCCGGCCGACGCCACCCCCGGCTCCACCGCCGCTGGATCACCATCGCCGCGGCACTCGCCGTGGGCTCGCTCCTCACCGTCGCCCCGCAGTTCAGCGCGGACGCGAGCGCCGAGCAGGGCACCGCACAGGACACCGGCACCGTCCGGGCCCCGGCCGGATCGCCGGTGGCTCTGAACGGGCAGCTCAAGCTGTGCGGCACCGATCTGTGTTCCGCGCAGGGCAAGGCCGTCCAGCTCAGGGGCATGAGCTCGCACGGCACGCAGTGGTACGAGCAGTGCCTCACGGACGGCTCGCTCGACGCCCTGGCCAAGGACTGGGGTGCCGATGTGCTGCGCGTCTCCACGTACGTCCAGGAGGACGGCTACGAGACCGACCCGGCGAAGTTCACCGAAATCGCCCAGCGCGTGATCGACCAGGCCATCGAGCGCGGCATGTACGCCATCATCGACTGGCACATGCTCGACCCCGGCGACCCCAACGCGAACACCGCGCTGGCCAAGAAGTTCTTCACCGACATGGCGAAGAAGTACGCGGATCAGCCCAATGTGTTCTACGAGATAGCCAACGAACCCAGCGGCGTCGAATGGTCCGAGATCAAGTCGTACGCGGAGGAGATCATCCCCGTCATCCGGCGGTACGACCCCGACGGCATCGCGCTCGTCGGAACCCGCGCCTGGTCCTCGCTCGGCGTCTCCGAAGGCGCGGACGAGAGGGAGGTCATCGACAACCCGGTCGACGCGGAGAACGTGATGTACACGTTCCACTTCTATGCCGCCGACCACGACGACGAGTATCTGCGGACGCTGTCCAGGGCCGCCGACGAAATCCCCATGTTCGTCACCGAGTTCGGTACCCAGGAGGCATCGGGTGACGGCGGCAACGACTTCGCGATGTCCCAGAAGTACATCGACCTCATGAAGCAGAAGAACATCTCCTGGACCAACTGGAACTACTCGGACGACTCCCGCTCGGGGGCGGTCTTCAAGCCGGGCACCTGCGATGGCGACGAGTGGGCGGGCACCGGCGTGCTCAAGCCCGCTGGCGCGTGGGTGCGGGAGCGCGTCAGGGGCTGA
- a CDS encoding PRC-barrel domain-containing protein, with product MTENIWRYPSSAGHTPNADLTGYKVEATDGQIGKVDKHSNDVDSQYIVVDTGVWIFGKEVLLPAGTITGIDPEAKTIQVARTKDQIKDAPEFDKHKHLTDPAYHDQIGTYYGAHFPGGPGRMV from the coding sequence ATGACCGAGAACATCTGGAGGTACCCCTCCTCGGCAGGTCACACTCCCAACGCCGACCTGACGGGGTACAAGGTCGAGGCGACGGACGGGCAGATCGGCAAGGTCGACAAGCACTCGAACGACGTCGACTCGCAGTACATCGTCGTCGACACCGGCGTGTGGATCTTCGGCAAGGAGGTTCTGCTGCCGGCGGGGACCATCACGGGCATCGACCCGGAAGCGAAGACGATCCAGGTGGCGCGGACCAAGGACCAGATCAAGGACGCGCCTGAGTTCGACAAGCACAAGCACCTGACCGACCCGGCGTACCACGACCAGATCGGTACGTACTACGGCGCCCACTTCCCGGGCGGCCCGGGCCGCATGGTCTGA
- a CDS encoding WD40 repeat domain-containing serine/threonine protein kinase has protein sequence MVESLSPSDPRQVGPYRIEGRLGQGGMGSVFLGTSPAGRSVAVKLIRREFAAAPQFRERFAREVEAARRVGGFHTAQVVDADPEAASPWLVTEFIAGPTLRQLVTEQGPLPADAVLRLGAGLAEGLVAIHKCALVHRDLKPGNVILAPDGPRIIDFGIAHAPDTGTMTHTGTLIGTYAYMSPEQIRTPADVTPACDVFSLGSVLTFAATGRSPFDASNVPAIIHRVTGEPPVLTGLDGHPGLHQLVSTCLAKDPAARPSAADLLHRLSTTAAPPVAPLPPVPSAPPVAAPTDPAAKPVGRRALMIGGIAAAATAAVAVPAYLLWPEDAPASDRKPTSKGGSTPRPSASRTATRPVAQLTGHTQDISCLAFAPDGSTLATGAQDKTLRLWDAGAGRSIATLEGHTENVMAVVYSRDGRTLFTGGFDKTLRSWDVRSGAPKRVITTYEGEYDSVNCLAISPDGKTLAVGVGSRVELVSPATGRARATLTGHTGSMGWVAFSPDGATVASVAADLKEGTIRLWNARTGRLTKTLTADRKKNYSQVTFSEDGATLIANGAGVRLWDVDAGRSTRTLTDQHEYVLAAAYRPGKPGHGVIAGAGGYVEMEGVDTVGRSVTLWSMSTGEVTATLIGGPSKSALRASIPAVAFSPDGKTLAGVLNPAADADGVEPSVQLWKLP, from the coding sequence ATGGTGGAGTCGCTGAGTCCCTCGGACCCCCGGCAGGTCGGCCCCTATCGGATCGAAGGACGCCTTGGCCAGGGCGGCATGGGGTCGGTCTTCCTCGGTACGTCACCGGCCGGCCGGTCGGTCGCGGTGAAGCTGATCCGGCGCGAGTTCGCGGCGGCGCCGCAGTTCCGTGAGCGTTTCGCGCGCGAGGTCGAGGCCGCGCGCCGCGTCGGTGGTTTCCACACCGCGCAGGTCGTCGACGCGGACCCCGAGGCCGCGTCCCCCTGGCTGGTCACCGAGTTCATCGCGGGCCCGACGCTGCGGCAACTCGTCACCGAGCAGGGGCCGCTGCCCGCCGATGCCGTCCTGCGCCTTGGCGCGGGCCTCGCGGAGGGCCTCGTCGCGATCCACAAGTGCGCCCTGGTACACCGCGACCTGAAGCCCGGCAATGTCATCCTCGCCCCGGACGGGCCGCGCATCATCGACTTCGGCATCGCCCACGCGCCGGACACCGGGACGATGACGCACACCGGCACGCTCATCGGCACGTACGCCTACATGTCGCCGGAACAGATACGCACCCCGGCCGACGTCACGCCCGCCTGCGACGTCTTCTCCCTCGGCTCGGTGCTCACCTTCGCCGCCACCGGCCGAAGCCCCTTCGACGCGTCGAACGTCCCGGCGATCATTCACCGGGTCACCGGCGAACCACCCGTACTCACGGGGCTCGACGGGCACCCGGGACTGCACCAGCTGGTGAGCACCTGCCTGGCCAAGGACCCCGCCGCGCGGCCCTCCGCCGCGGATCTCCTGCACCGGCTCTCCACCACGGCCGCACCGCCGGTCGCCCCTCTACCACCCGTCCCGTCGGCCCCGCCCGTGGCAGCCCCGACGGATCCCGCCGCGAAGCCGGTCGGGCGACGAGCCCTGATGATCGGCGGGATCGCCGCTGCCGCCACGGCGGCCGTCGCCGTGCCCGCCTACCTCCTCTGGCCGGAAGACGCCCCCGCGTCCGACCGGAAGCCCACGTCGAAGGGCGGCAGCACACCTCGCCCTTCCGCCTCCCGCACCGCGACCAGACCGGTCGCCCAACTGACCGGCCACACCCAGGACATCAGCTGCCTCGCCTTCGCCCCGGACGGCAGCACCCTGGCCACCGGAGCCCAGGACAAGACGCTGCGGCTGTGGGACGCGGGCGCCGGTCGCTCGATCGCCACGCTCGAAGGCCACACCGAGAACGTCATGGCGGTCGTGTACAGCCGTGACGGGCGCACCCTGTTCACCGGCGGCTTCGACAAGACGCTGCGCAGCTGGGACGTGCGCAGCGGCGCGCCGAAGCGCGTGATCACCACGTACGAAGGCGAGTACGACAGCGTCAACTGCCTGGCCATCAGCCCCGACGGCAAGACCCTCGCCGTCGGCGTGGGCAGCCGCGTCGAACTGGTGAGCCCCGCGACAGGCCGTGCGAGGGCCACGCTCACCGGTCACACGGGGAGCATGGGCTGGGTCGCGTTCAGCCCGGACGGCGCGACGGTCGCCAGCGTGGCCGCCGACCTCAAGGAGGGCACGATCCGGCTGTGGAACGCCCGCACCGGCCGCCTGACCAAGACACTGACCGCAGACCGGAAGAAGAACTACTCCCAGGTCACGTTCAGCGAGGACGGCGCCACCCTCATCGCCAACGGAGCGGGTGTCCGGCTCTGGGACGTGGACGCGGGCCGCAGCACCAGGACACTCACCGACCAGCACGAGTACGTCCTGGCGGCGGCCTACCGGCCGGGAAAGCCGGGGCACGGCGTGATCGCCGGTGCGGGTGGCTACGTCGAGATGGAGGGCGTCGACACGGTGGGCCGCTCCGTCACCCTCTGGTCCATGTCCACCGGCGAGGTCACCGCGACGCTGATCGGCGGTCCGTCGAAGTCCGCGCTCCGGGCCTCGATTCCCGCGGTGGCGTTCAGCCCGGACGGCAAGACCCTGGCGGGTGTGCTCAACCCGGCGGCGGACGCGGACGGCGTCGAACCTTCGGTGCAGCTGTGGAAACTCCCGTAG
- a CDS encoding serine/threonine-protein kinase, with protein MDALDPDDPQWVGPYRLEGRLGEGGMGSVFLGTSPGGRQVAVKLIRRELAAAPQFRERFAREVEAARRVGGFHTAQVVDADPEAASPWLVTAFIPGPTLHDVVTSDGALAPDAVLRLGAGLAEGLAAIHACGLVHRDLKPGNVILAPDGPRIIDFGIARAVDASSLTATGTVIGTYSYMSPEQIRADRAGAPSDVFSLGSVLAFAATGRGPFDAPTLIEVVQRILDQPPVLDGVEGGDGEGAGRLRTLLSECLAKDPGARPPVGDLPARFAGRPSSPSSLPSPSSPSSEAPVDPRVPVRDHTVLLAAQQPRLATVTAPTGPRTPRMTAPRPSPRAGTRVECPGGRSSSPVWASRRRPPRGP; from the coding sequence ATGGACGCGTTGGATCCCGACGACCCGCAGTGGGTCGGCCCTTACCGCCTGGAAGGGCGGCTCGGCGAGGGAGGCATGGGGTCGGTCTTCCTCGGCACGTCGCCCGGTGGCCGACAGGTCGCGGTGAAGCTGATCCGGCGGGAGCTCGCGGCGGCGCCGCAGTTCCGTGAGCGTTTCGCGCGCGAGGTCGAGGCCGCGCGCCGCGTCGGCGGTTTCCACACCGCGCAGGTCGTCGACGCGGACCCCGAGGCCGCGTCCCCCTGGCTGGTCACGGCGTTCATCCCGGGCCCGACCCTGCACGACGTGGTCACGTCGGACGGCGCGCTCGCCCCGGACGCCGTCCTGCGGCTCGGCGCGGGTCTCGCGGAGGGTCTCGCCGCGATCCACGCATGCGGCCTGGTGCACCGCGACCTCAAGCCCGGCAACGTCATCCTGGCCCCCGACGGGCCGCGCATCATCGACTTCGGCATCGCGCGGGCGGTGGACGCCAGTTCCCTCACGGCGACGGGCACCGTCATCGGCACCTACTCGTACATGTCACCGGAACAGATCCGCGCCGACCGGGCGGGAGCCCCGAGCGACGTGTTCTCCCTCGGCTCCGTCCTGGCGTTCGCCGCCACGGGGCGCGGCCCGTTCGACGCACCGACCCTGATCGAAGTCGTCCAGCGGATTCTGGATCAGCCGCCGGTGCTCGATGGCGTCGAGGGCGGCGACGGTGAGGGGGCGGGGCGGCTCCGTACCTTGCTGAGCGAATGCCTGGCCAAGGATCCGGGCGCGCGGCCGCCCGTCGGCGACCTCCCCGCCCGCTTCGCGGGACGCCCCTCAAGTCCCTCAAGCCTCCCAAGTCCCTCAAGTCCCTCAAGCGAGGCCCCCGTCGACCCGCGCGTGCCCGTGCGGGATCACACGGTCCTGCTCGCGGCCCAGCAGCCCCGCCTCGCCACGGTGACAGCCCCGACCGGCCCTCGTACGCCCCGCATGACGGCGCCCCGACCGAGCCCACGGGCGGGAACGCGGGTGGAGTGTCCCGGCGGACGCTCCTCTTCGCCGGTCTGGGCGTCGCGGCGGCGGCCACCGCGGGGGCCGTAG
- a CDS encoding response regulator transcription factor: protein MRVLVVEDEQYMARVIEMGLRREAMAVDVVHDGEAALERVSVYDYDTVVLDRDLPGVHGDEVCRRIVAQGLDCRILMLTAAGRLGDKVAGLGLGADDYLAKPFDFPELVARLRALYRRSPQAHAPVLTFADLTFDTHRRRVARAGQEIRLTPKELAVLELLLRADGGVLSAEYLLDKAWDAHTDPLTNAVRLVVHTLRKKLGEPQLVHTAISAGYYLGSE, encoded by the coding sequence GTGCGGGTGCTGGTGGTCGAGGACGAGCAGTACATGGCGCGCGTCATCGAGATGGGGCTGCGCCGCGAGGCCATGGCGGTGGACGTGGTCCACGACGGCGAGGCCGCGCTGGAGAGGGTGTCCGTATACGACTACGACACGGTGGTCCTCGACCGGGACCTGCCGGGCGTGCACGGCGACGAGGTCTGCCGCCGCATCGTCGCCCAGGGCCTGGACTGCCGCATCCTCATGCTGACGGCCGCGGGCCGCCTCGGCGACAAGGTGGCGGGCCTCGGCCTCGGCGCCGACGACTACCTGGCCAAGCCCTTCGACTTCCCCGAGCTGGTCGCCCGGCTGCGCGCCCTGTACCGGCGCAGCCCCCAGGCCCACGCGCCCGTGCTCACCTTCGCCGACCTCACCTTCGACACGCACCGGCGCCGGGTCGCCCGCGCGGGCCAGGAGATCCGTCTCACCCCGAAGGAACTGGCGGTCCTGGAGCTGCTGCTGCGCGCCGACGGCGGGGTGCTCAGCGCCGAGTACCTCCTGGACAAGGCGTGGGACGCGCACACCGACCCGCTGACCAACGCCGTCCGCCTCGTCGTGCACACGCTGCGCAAGAAGCTGGGCGAGCCGCAGCTCGTGCACACCGCGATCAGCGCGGGCTACTACCTGGGCAGCGAGTGA
- a CDS encoding alpha/beta hydrolase, with translation MPTFTLSGRIDEHVIDSALLRDNPLRDPARRPLWVYTPPGYEEAPGRRYPVVYLLLGYAGTLPVWGNRTAFRQPVPELADALFARGDAPGTLLVFVDAWTTYGGSQFIDSPGTGRYHSYLCEELVPYVDAHYRTLPEREHRAIAGKSSGGLGAAVSAMLRPDLFGAFATHSGDSLSQAQYQPHFLTAARQLRPYGGDIFRWWDDFRSRVAFTKEEDLNLLEILGVSACFSPGPDGTPTLPFDPRTGALREEEWQRWLAWDPVRMAADHAEALRSQRGIWIDAGTRDEWFLDLGALAFRDAIAEAGVRDTDVHFELFEGGHHAVEYRMPPALVWLAHRIAEPRECD, from the coding sequence ATGCCGACCTTCACGCTCTCCGGCCGCATCGACGAGCACGTCATCGACAGCGCGCTGCTCCGTGACAATCCCCTCCGCGACCCCGCCCGACGGCCGCTGTGGGTCTACACCCCGCCCGGCTACGAGGAGGCGCCCGGGCGCCGCTACCCCGTCGTCTACCTGCTGCTCGGATACGCGGGAACGCTGCCGGTCTGGGGCAACCGCACGGCCTTCCGGCAGCCCGTTCCCGAGCTCGCCGACGCGCTCTTCGCCCGCGGTGACGCGCCCGGCACGCTGCTGGTGTTCGTGGACGCCTGGACCACGTACGGCGGCAGCCAGTTCATCGACTCGCCGGGCACCGGCCGCTACCACTCGTATCTGTGCGAGGAGCTCGTGCCGTACGTCGACGCCCACTACCGCACCCTGCCCGAACGTGAACACCGGGCCATCGCGGGCAAGTCGAGCGGCGGTCTCGGCGCCGCGGTCAGCGCGATGCTCCGCCCCGACCTGTTCGGCGCGTTCGCCACGCACTCCGGGGACTCGCTGTCCCAGGCGCAGTACCAGCCGCACTTCCTCACCGCGGCCCGCCAGTTGAGGCCCTACGGCGGCGACATCTTCCGCTGGTGGGACGACTTCCGCTCGCGGGTCGCCTTCACCAAGGAGGAGGACCTGAACCTCCTGGAGATCCTCGGGGTCTCCGCCTGCTTCTCCCCGGGGCCCGACGGCACGCCCACCCTGCCCTTCGACCCGCGCACCGGCGCACTGCGCGAAGAGGAGTGGCAGCGCTGGCTGGCCTGGGACCCGGTACGCATGGCCGCCGACCACGCCGAGGCGCTGCGCTCCCAGCGCGGCATCTGGATCGACGCCGGAACCCGCGACGAGTGGTTCCTCGACCTGGGCGCACTGGCCTTCCGCGACGCGATCGCCGAGGCCGGAGTGCGGGACACCGACGTGCACTTCGAACTCTTCGAGGGCGGCCACCACGCCGTCGAGTACCGCATGCCGCCCGCTCTCGTGTGGCTGGCTCACCGCATCGCGGAGCCGCGGGAGTGCGACTAG
- a CDS encoding WD40 repeat domain-containing protein, with product MSRRTLLFAGLGVAAAATAGAVVLTRRDDSSGGKKTDKADGADGADGADKKDPGKNPGDTSDTSASKGSVALKGLNSVRALAFSADGNTLCGTGSNGICRWDVTSTKGTPVHIGMPGYLQPTVISRDLQYVVRAEENKIRVWNTENGKLIRTFTGPGKAGGQDGWATDVTISPDGGTVVAATTKGLYVWEVSSGKRLAVRKDSEGGPVAFRSDGKMLVAGRPLRLRNPTGVPTATVKDSENAAVGAFSPDGELLAYADQSGPIHVWNTGSNQETVTLDNPDSMIHALAFHPAGDLLASGGQDGTVRVWSRVTGKKVSSFKGPTSVEALAFSPDGKWLAAGLMSAVHYSDKDAVLLWTLT from the coding sequence GTGTCCCGGCGGACGCTCCTCTTCGCCGGTCTGGGCGTCGCGGCGGCGGCCACCGCGGGGGCCGTAGTCCTTACACGGCGAGACGACTCCAGCGGCGGAAAGAAGACGGACAAGGCAGACGGGGCGGACGGGGCAGACGGGGCGGACAAGAAGGACCCGGGCAAGAACCCAGGCGACACCTCTGACACCTCCGCCTCCAAGGGGTCCGTCGCCCTGAAGGGCCTCAACTCCGTACGCGCCCTCGCCTTCTCCGCGGACGGCAACACGCTGTGCGGCACCGGCAGCAACGGCATCTGCCGCTGGGACGTGACCTCCACGAAGGGCACGCCCGTACACATCGGCATGCCGGGATACCTGCAGCCCACCGTGATCAGCCGCGACCTCCAGTACGTGGTGCGGGCGGAGGAGAACAAGATCCGGGTCTGGAACACCGAGAACGGCAAGCTCATACGCACCTTCACCGGCCCCGGCAAGGCCGGTGGCCAGGACGGCTGGGCCACCGATGTCACCATCAGCCCGGACGGCGGGACCGTGGTGGCGGCCACCACCAAGGGCCTGTACGTCTGGGAGGTGAGCTCGGGGAAGAGGCTCGCCGTCCGCAAGGACTCGGAGGGCGGCCCGGTGGCGTTCAGGAGCGACGGCAAGATGCTGGTGGCCGGGCGCCCCTTGCGGCTGCGGAACCCGACCGGCGTGCCGACGGCCACCGTCAAGGACAGCGAGAACGCCGCGGTCGGCGCGTTCAGCCCCGACGGCGAACTGCTGGCCTACGCGGACCAGTCGGGACCGATCCACGTGTGGAACACCGGATCGAACCAGGAGACCGTCACGCTCGACAACCCGGACAGCATGATCCACGCGCTCGCGTTCCACCCCGCGGGCGATCTCCTGGCGAGCGGTGGCCAGGACGGCACGGTGCGGGTGTGGAGCAGGGTGACGGGAAAGAAGGTCAGCTCGTTCAAGGGCCCCACCTCCGTGGAGGCGCTGGCGTTCAGCCCGGACGGCAAGTGGCTGGCGGCGGGCCTCATGAGCGCGGTGCACTACTCGGACAAGGATGCGGTCCTGCTGTGGACGCTCACGTGA